Genomic window (Croceicoccus sp. Ery15):
ACCTGCGCGCCTCCCTGAGCGAGTTTGGCGAACGTCATCCCGAGGTGAAGCTGTGCGGGTTCGAGCGCGACCGCAAAATGCTGCTGGCCGGGATCGAAAACCGGGTGCTCGATATCGCGATTATGGTTGGCGAGTCGCCTTGTCCAGGGCTGCTTAACCGATCATTCTGGAGCGAGCGGATGATGGTGGCTATGCCGGAAGACCATCGCCTTGCAGCCTGTGAAAAGATTCACTGGGCCGACCTCATCGGTGAACGCTTTCTGCTGACGCAGCGAGATCCCGGTCCAGAAAGCTGTAACATGATCTTTAGTAAGCTCGGGATGCCAGGCTACTCGCCTGAGATCGACATGGAGGACATCGGGCGCGATACTGTCCTAAGTATTATCGCGCTCGGTATGCATATTTCGATTGTCGAGGAATCTACTCTCGGCATCCATGTCCCCGGCGTGGTCTTCCGCGAGGTTCACGAGACCAACGGCCACGCGCGGATCGGCTTTTCCGGCTATTGGCGCGAAGACAATGAGAATGCGGTGCTGCGCCGGTTTCTTAAGTTCGTCACCGCCCGCTATTCGATGCCGTCTGTGCCTGTGCCGCAACCATCGTCTCAGCAAACGGGAAAGGAGCCGTCATGACGCAAGGAAAGACACTCATTATCGTGCTGGTCACGCTCATCATCGGGTTCGGAGCAGGTTTCGTGCTGCGCCCGATCATCGTCCCCGTCGATCGGACAGCGATCGTCGCCGGCTCGCCTGCCGCCGCCCCGGCGCCGGCCGAGCCGCGCGGGACGCAATATTTCGCGGCGCATCTCGATGAAGCGCGGCAGGTCGTGGCTCAATGCGCGGAAGGGACAGTGCGGAGCGCTGAGTGCGCCAACGCGGAGCAATCCGTGATCGAAGCGGAAGGCCGGGAGCGTTTCAAGAAGTTCATGGGGAATTGAGGCGAGCGAACCAGCCTTCAATTCCCCTGCGTGCGGTGCCGGCGAAAGGCCCGGTCGGTTTCCATGAAGCGGGTGAGCATTGGCGCGACCAGCTTGTCGGGCGGGACCGGCGCTCCCCCGGTCTCGGCCGCGAGGGCGGCGGCATAGGCTTGCAAGTCGCGATGCACGGCGGCGGGCAGCTCCACCGAGAGCTTGACCGGCCGATCGTCGGCCAACGGCCCCAGCTTCAATTTGCTCATCGCGCGCCTCCGATCGGCTCCAATACAAGGTCGCGCGTGATAACCACGCGCAAAGGATGGCCCGGCCGAATGGTGAGCGTCGGCTGCACATTGAGCTGCCGACGCACGATCTGCTGGCCGGTCTGGTTGATGGTGTCTTGTGAGCCGCGGCGCAGCGCGCGGGTCAGGTCGTCCTCGCTGTCCGCGCCAAGCTCGGCCCCGACGCCGAGCAAGGTCGAGACGGCGGCGGCTTTGAGCAGATTGCCCCAATGCTGGTTCACGCGGTCCTGCAAGCCGGCGTATCCGGCCGCATCGGCGCCGGGCTGGCGCTCGAGAACGATCGAGCGGCCGTCCGGCAGGATCAGCCGATCCCAGGCCAGCAGCACGCGCGTCTGTCCGGCAGCGATCTCGCTGTCATATTCGCCGATCAGCCGCGCGCCCTGCGGAATGAGCAGGATGCGGCCCGTGGGGCTGTCATAGACGTTGGCCGTCACCTGGGCGGTGATCTGGCCGGGAAGGTCGGAGCGGATGCCGGTGATGAGTGCGGCGGGCACGATGCTGCCGGCCTGCACGATGTTGGGCGAGGCCGGCGCCATGAGCCGCTCGACGCTCACCGTGCGCGCATTGGACGCCTGCGCCATGAAGGCCCGCTTGGCGGCCTGGTCGCCCTGCGCGGCCGAGCCATCTGGTTGTCCTGGGGGCTGCGGAGCGGCAGCGTCCGGCGCTGCCATCGCGAGATTCGGCAGAGACGGCATTGCAGCGGCCCCGGCGCTGCTACCGCCGAGGAACACGCCGCTCATGCGGGCGGATTCACGTTCCTGCTCGGCGCGCTGGCGGGCGGCTTCCTCGGCCTGGGCGCGCGGATCGGGCTGGGCGCCGACCGGCGGGACCGGGACGTTCTCCCCGCGCTGCTGGGCGGAGACGATCGGCCCGCCGAGGTCGCCGGGAAGCGGCGCCCCAAGTTTCGGGACTTGGCCGTAGTCCTTCGGCCCCGAATTGATCGTCTCGGACGTGGCGCGGCCATCGGTGCTGTAAAGTTCCTTAGCCTCCTTCTCGCCGGGCGGCTTGAGCGCGTAGATCAGCGAGCCGCCGATGCCGAGGCCGGCGGCGACGCCCATGACGGCCAGCGCTTTGCGCGAGAGCCGCATGACACGGGGTGGCTCGCCGCGAAGCTGGAAGGCTTGAGGATCGGGGCGCGGCGTCTGCGGTGCGGGCGCTTCGGGCAGGGAATTGTCGGCGGGATCGCTCACGGCCGCCCCCTGCGCCCATCGTCCCGCACGATGCGGACGCGCTGCTCGCTGCGCCGGTCGCCCAGGCGCAGCTCGGCGGCGGCGAACAGCCGGTCCACCACCATGTAGCGGCCCTGCACGCGGTAATTGACCAGCTCGGCATCGCCGGCCGCGCCGGTCACGAACAGCGGCGGCATCTCGCCCTGCGAGATCCCGGCCGGAAACTCGATGAACACCTGGGCGGAATCGTC
Coding sequences:
- a CDS encoding TrbI/VirB10 family protein gives rise to the protein MSDPADNSLPEAPAPQTPRPDPQAFQLRGEPPRVMRLSRKALAVMGVAAGLGIGGSLIYALKPPGEKEAKELYSTDGRATSETINSGPKDYGQVPKLGAPLPGDLGGPIVSAQQRGENVPVPPVGAQPDPRAQAEEAARQRAEQERESARMSGVFLGGSSAGAAAMPSLPNLAMAAPDAAAPQPPGQPDGSAAQGDQAAKRAFMAQASNARTVSVERLMAPASPNIVQAGSIVPAALITGIRSDLPGQITAQVTANVYDSPTGRILLIPQGARLIGEYDSEIAAGQTRVLLAWDRLILPDGRSIVLERQPGADAAGYAGLQDRVNQHWGNLLKAAAVSTLLGVGAELGADSEDDLTRALRRGSQDTINQTGQQIVRRQLNVQPTLTIRPGHPLRVVITRDLVLEPIGGAR
- a CDS encoding DUF2274 domain-containing protein — its product is MSKLKLGPLADDRPVKLSVELPAAVHRDLQAYAAALAAETGGAPVPPDKLVAPMLTRFMETDRAFRRHRTQGN
- a CDS encoding LysR family transcriptional regulator; amino-acid sequence: MIELRHLRYLVAAAEAGSFSRAARALNIKQATLSRHILNVEKRLGLALFDRRTRGATLTRDGETYLRTAQRIVDEWEELNAWVRSTRNGEAGRLGVGFYTSFAAENLRASLSEFGERHPEVKLCGFERDRKMLLAGIENRVLDIAIMVGESPCPGLLNRSFWSERMMVAMPEDHRLAACEKIHWADLIGERFLLTQRDPGPESCNMIFSKLGMPGYSPEIDMEDIGRDTVLSIIALGMHISIVEESTLGIHVPGVVFREVHETNGHARIGFSGYWREDNENAVLRRFLKFVTARYSMPSVPVPQPSSQQTGKEPS